The genomic segment CCAAAGAATACTTAATCACTTGATTTCCCACACGCCGCGCAACCTGAGCGCTTCCAGCACCAAGCGCGGCGCCCGTCAGAGTCTGAGCTGCGATCGCCAAAGAGTCCAACACCAAGGTGATGAAATTCCACAATTGCAATAACACCTGGTGCGCTGCCAACGATGCTGTACCAAAACGTGCAGCCACGGCTGCAGCCGACAGAAAAGCCACCTGGAAAGATAAGGAACGCATAATCAGATCACGGCCCAACACCAGCTGCTGTTTCATCACCGACCACTGTGGCAACCAGGAGCCTCGATGATATTTAACGAGCGCACCCAAAAATAATGCAGCCGTGATGGCCTCAGCAATAAGATTTGCCCAGGCCGAGCCAACCAGACCAAATTTAGCCACAAAAATGGGAATCATGATCGCGCCGGGGATCACTCCCGCCAGCGTGAAGTAGAGAGGCAATTTGGTATTTTGAATGCCTCGCAACCACCCGTTTCCAGCCATGATAATGAGCACCAGTGGAACTGCAAAGGCCGCAACCCGAAGCCACTTCCCTGCTTCTTGAGCTACTGTTTCATCACCACTGAGCCATAACGCAAAGGTTGGCGCACCCAGCAGCATCACCGTCAAAATGCCCAATCCGACACACAGTGCAACCCACGTTGCTTGTACGCCTTCGGCGATTGCCCCTTGTCTATCCCCGGTACCGAAAAACCTCGAAGATCTAGCTGTTGTGCCATAGGATAAAAAGGTCAGCTGGGTGGTTACTTGAGCTTGAATCGTGGTGGCTGCTCCAAGAGCTGCTAATTCAAAACGGCCCAAGGTGCCAACAACCGCTGTATCTAATAATAGATACAGCGGCATCGCGGCAAGAACACCAAGTGCGGGGAATGCCAAGCCAAAAATCTGTTTGGCGCTCACTCCGTGCGACTGATGACCAAAACCATTGTTAGGCATCAACGCCTACCGAACTTCTCAGCGACTCTCCCAACGTGACAGTCGCTTCAATCAAGGTATCTAAAGCTTCCATCTCGGTACCTCGAGCGGTATAACCAGCAGCAGGAATATGTCCACCTCCGCCGAGATGAACAGCCAAAGATGCAACACTCAAATTAGAGGAACGCAGAGAGACTGTATAAACACCTGGTTCGTATTCTTTGAATACAGCACCAAAATCTGCGCCTTCCACTGCGCGAACCATTTCGATCAAACCTTCAACTACTGCACGTGATCGACCATCAATGGTCTCAAAATCAGCCACGAGCACAGCCAGGGTATATGGTCCGGCTTCACGCAACTCAATCCTCGAAATGATTTGGCCCACAAGACGCAAATCATCCACTGAGGTTTGGTCAAGAAGCGCTGCGGAAATAGACCGGATATCTAAGCCAAATTCCATCAGCTCTTTAGCCATGTCATGCATCACAGGACGGCCCCACCGGAAACAACCAGTATCAGTGAGTAAACCTGCATAAAGTCCATGCGCAATGTCTGGCGTAATTTGGATAGACAGTGCATCAAACCAGTCATACAAAATCGTGGTGGTTGATTCAGCTTCCACATCGATTAAGTTGACGGTACCAAAACCAGGATTCGTTGCATGATGATCAACTACTAACACCTTGTCGCGATTGTTCACAATAAAGTGCTCAAATGCTCCAGTGCGCTCAATAGAGCCACAATCAACAACGATAACGAGATCTGATTCAGGCA from the Corynebacterium crudilactis genome contains:
- a CDS encoding MATE family efflux transporter; its protein translation is MPNNGFGHQSHGVSAKQIFGLAFPALGVLAAMPLYLLLDTAVVGTLGRFELAALGAATTIQAQVTTQLTFLSYGTTARSSRFFGTGDRQGAIAEGVQATWVALCVGLGILTVMLLGAPTFALWLSGDETVAQEAGKWLRVAAFAVPLVLIIMAGNGWLRGIQNTKLPLYFTLAGVIPGAIMIPIFVAKFGLVGSAWANLIAEAITAALFLGALVKYHRGSWLPQWSVMKQQLVLGRDLIMRSLSFQVAFLSAAAVAARFGTASLAAHQVLLQLWNFITLVLDSLAIAAQTLTGAALGAGSAQVARRVGNQVIKYSLVFASVLGLLFVLLHSWIPRIFTQDEFVLDTMRSPWWIMIAMIILGGVVFAIDGVLLGAADAVFLRNASILAVLVGFLPGVWISYALDAGLTGVWCGLLAFILIRLFAVIWRFRSMKWAQ
- a CDS encoding DHH family phosphoesterase, with protein sequence MPDNSQFHAASALVQDAQAISVVGHLRPDADAIGSVTATVAALQQLGKDVVGVIGQTDPMPENLLTIPGSSSVIFGHTLPESDLVIVVDCGSIERTGAFEHFIVNNRDKVLVVDHHATNPGFGTVNLIDVEAESTTTILYDWFDALSIQITPDIAHGLYAGLLTDTGCFRWGRPVMHDMAKELMEFGLDIRSISAALLDQTSVDDLRLVGQIISRIELREAGPYTLAVLVADFETIDGRSRAVVEGLIEMVRAVEGADFGAVFKEYEPGVYTVSLRSSNLSVASLAVHLGGGGHIPAAGYTARGTEMEALDTLIEATVTLGESLRSSVGVDA